Proteins encoded by one window of Musa acuminata AAA Group cultivar baxijiao chromosome BXJ2-9, Cavendish_Baxijiao_AAA, whole genome shotgun sequence:
- the LOC135624016 gene encoding uncharacterized protein LOC135624016, giving the protein MPKTAAAAAAKATMAPVPSARRQPVILKQPTQPRARCAEMAGGTAADCLAVCCCPPLALVNLLVVASVRLPAGLCRRAARARARRKERIRRRKEAALLAHKAGRGGERASSATTAEGESNGEGFRGSGSASAAGGPSREEVAEMENMWTQFSNMGFWRSPSEREDRR; this is encoded by the coding sequence ATGCCGAAGACCGCGGCCGCGGCGGCTGCCAAGGCGACCATGGCCCCGGTGCCCTCTGCGCGGAGGCAGCCGGTGATCCTGAAGCAGCCCACGCAGCCGCGGGCCCGGTGTGCGGAGATGGCCGGGGGCACGGCGGCGGACTGCTTGGCGGTGTGCTGCTGCCCCCCCCTCGCGCTGGTGAACCTCCTGGTGGTGGCGTCGGTGCGGCTGCCGGCCGGGCTCTGCCGCCGGGCAGCGCGGGCGCGGGCGAGACGGAAGGAGAGGATCAGGAGGCGGAAGGAGGCGGCGCTGTTGGCTCACAAGGCCGGCCGAGGAGGAGAAAGGGCGAGTTCGGCCACGACCGCCGAGGGGGAGTCGAACGGTGAGGGTTTTCGTGGGTCTGGGTCGGCGTCGGCGGCGGGGGGGCCGTCACGGGAGGAGGTGGCGGAGATGGAGAACATGTGGACTCAGTTCTCCAACATGGGCTTCTGGCGAAGCCCGTCTGAAAGAGAGGATCGACGCTAA
- the LOC135622895 gene encoding DEAD-box ATP-dependent RNA helicase 41-like gives MEGDQNASTADCAEAVDIGGNAEECPVKQRCQEQREALPGEPRCVICGRYGEYICDLTDDDICSIECKTILLSRHEKAHNPAPKLTHHVKIPIKDECFYVRDNDRGGSGGVTSIQIDSLRSKIGLCVKGVKGASIPAPVLSFSSCDLPEKLENNLETAGYVIPTPIQMQAIPAALDNRNLLVSADTGSGKTASFLVPVISRCSGIRLRCVTELRNPLAMVLAPTRELCIQVEKEAKILGKGLPFKTALVVGGDPLAGQVYRIQNGVELIVGTPGRLIDLLTKHDIELNEVSVLVLDEVDCIMQRGFRDQVMQIVQALSQPQVLMFSATVSREVERMASSIAKHIICISAGNPSTPSSSVKQVIIWVESKKKKQKLFEILMSKQHFKPPVVVFVGSRLGADLLSEAICTATGIKALSIHGEKTMKERRESLQLFLTGEVSILVSTGVLGRGVDLLKVHQVIIFDMPNSMEEYVHQVGRASRMGEEGTAISFVNEEDKKLFRELVQNLKSIGAAIPRELANSKYLGAYPSSHQKKRKFGS, from the exons ATGGAAGGCGACCAAAATGCTTCGACGGCTGATTGCGCCGAAGCCGTCGACATCGGTGGTAACGCTGAAG AATGCCCGGTCAAGCAGAGATGTCAGGAACAGAGGGAAGCACTTCCAGGAGAGCCCCGGTGTGTTATTTGTGGTCGCTATGGTGAGTACATATGTGATCTCACTGATGACGACATATGCAGCATAGAATGCAAAACAATTCTTCTATCTAGGCATGAAAAAGCTCATAATCCAGCACCGAAACTCACTCATCATGTGAAGATTCCTATCAAGGACGAGTGCTTTTATGTTAGAGATAATGATAGAGGTGGGTCAGGAGGCGTAACCTCTATTCAGATTGACTCCTTGAGAAGCAAAATTGGGCTTTGCGTAAAAGGAGTAAAAGGAGCATCCATTCCTGCCCCCGTGTTATCCTTCTCTTCCTGTGATCTTCCTGAAAAGCTCGAAAACAATCTTGAAACTGCTGGCTATGTGATACCTACACCGATCCAGATGCAAGCCATACCTGCAGCACTGGATAACAGAAATTTGCTTGTCTCTGCTGACACCGGGTCTGGAAAGACAGCTTCATTTCTAGTTCCTGTAATTTCTCGTTGCTCCGGAATCCGATTGCGGTGTGTCACCGAGCTGAGAAATCCATTGGCAATGGTTCTTGCTCCCACCAGAGAGCTGTGTATTCAGGTGGAGAAGGAAGCCAAGATACTAGGAAAGGGTTTACCTTTTAAAACTGCTCTCGTGGTTGGTGGAGATCCCTTGGCTGGGCAAGTCTATCGAATTCAAAATGGTGTAGAATTAATTGTTGGCACCCCTGGAAGGCTGATAGATCTTTTAACCAAGCATGATATTGAGCTCAACGAGGTATCTGTTCTGGTTTTAGACGAGGTGGACTGCATTATGCAGAGAGGTTTCCGGGATCAAGTGATGCAAATAGTTCAAGCTCTTTCACAGCCTCAAGTATTGATGTTCTCTGCAACTGTCTCTCGAGAGGTTGAGAGAATGGCCAGCTCGATAGCTAAGCATATAATATGTATCTCTGCAGGGAACCCCAGCACACCCAGCAGCTCGGTGAAGCAGGTTATCATTTGGGTGGAATCtaagaagaagaaacagaagcTTTTTGAGATACTAATGAGCAAGCAGCACTTCAAACCACCTGTGGTAGTGTTTGTGGGTTCGAGACTAGGAGCGGATCTTTTGTCCGAGGCAATATGTACTGCCACTGGAATAAAAGCTCTTTCGATTCATGGCGAGAAGACAAtgaaggagaggagagaaagCTTGCAGCTGTTTTTAACAGGAGAGGTCTCCATCCTCGTCTCGACAGGAGTTTTGGGACGCGGAGTGGACCTGTTAAAGGTACACCAAGTGATAATTTTTGACATGCCGAATTCGATGGAGGAGTACGTTCATCAGGTAGGAAGGGCATCTAGAATGGGAGAGGAGGGCACAGCAATTTCCTTTGTGAATGAGGAGGACAAGAAGCTATTCCGGGAACTTGTCCAAAACCTGAAATCCATTGGAGCTGCTATTCCAAGGGAGCTTGCTAATTCAAAATATTTGGGTGCTTACCCATCTAGCCATCAAAAGAAGAGGAAATTTGGTTCTTAA